The proteins below are encoded in one region of Cyprinus carpio isolate SPL01 unplaced genomic scaffold, ASM1834038v1 S000006514, whole genome shotgun sequence:
- the LOC122143828 gene encoding uncharacterized protein LOC122143828, protein MHNNEVLKNGSGSLKVKRKAKGDVKNYEYCIHCKGMFLRTELWRHMKRCSDEHGDSERHGRKRVIGLAALVKSACSSTEDGVLKMLSRMHDDEISDVVRNDFSLLRFAESLYSKHGHDASKHDYIRQKTRQLGRFLQSLQRKSSIQTLEDAIIPSNFMKVIEAVKETAGFDKDNNSYKIPSLALKIGHSLLKVSDIIRCHALMAGNEDLIKSSEAFQKLYQAKWSEYISHCAPSTISDLKYNKPDSLPLTEDIQKLHKHLDKRAELANAELKKEATVQNYSSLANTTLTKIVLFNRRCMGEVSKMKLRNFLERDHSNTHEGMGLSEYEQKLCNYFERVELKEKRGRKVAVLLTPEMSTALKLMIAKRKECGVPDENQYLFAVPHCLTYY, encoded by the coding sequence ATGCACAACAATGAGGTTCTAAAGAATGGATCTGGTTCACTCAAAGTCAAACGAAAGGCTAAAGGTGACGTTAAAAACTATGAGTACTGTATCCACTGCAAGGGGATGTTTTTACGGACCGAGTTGTGGAGACACATGAAGAGGTGCTCCGACGAACATGGGGACTCTGAACGTCATGGCAGAAAGCGAGTAATTGGCCTTGCTGCACTGGTAAAATCTGCGTGCTCTAGCACTGAAGATGGCGTGCTTAAAATGTTAAGTCGCATGCATGACGACGAGATTTCAGATGTTGTTCGCAACGACTTTAGCCTGTTACGCTTTGCAGAGTCTCTTTATAGTAAACATGGTCATGATGCATCAAAGCATGACTATATACGTCAAAAAACCCGCCAACTTGGACGTTTCTTACAATCTTTGCAAAGAAAGTCCTCAATCCAAACTCTAGAGGATGCTATAATACCAAGCAACTTTATGAAGGTCATTGAGGCGGTAAAGGAGACAGCAGGATTTGACAAAGACAACAACAGTTACAAAATTCCAAGCCTTGCCTTGAAAATAGGACACTCTCTTTTAAAAGTGAGTGACATTATACGTTGTCATGCTTTAATGGCTGGAAACGAGGACCTCATTAAATCGTCAGAAGCATTCCAGAAACTTTATCAGGCCAAATGGTCTGAGTACATTTCACACTGTGCTCCGAGTACCATTAGTGATTTGAAGTACAATAAACCAGATAGTCTACCACTCACTGAAGACATCCAAAAGCTTCACAAGCATCTTGACAAAAGGGCAGAATTGGCAAATGCAGAACTAAAGAAGGAGGCAACGGTACAGAACTATTCTAGTCTAGCAAATACAACATTGACCAAAATTGTCCTCTTCAACAGAAGATGCATGGGAGAGGTGTCAAAGATGAAACTCAGGAATTTTCTTGAACGAgatcactcaaacacacatgaagGAATGGGGCTGTCGGAATACGAACAGAAGCTGTGTAACTATTTTGAGCGTGTAGAACTTAAagagaagagagggagaaaagTTGCAGTTCTGCTAACTCCCGAAATGTCAACTGCCCTCAAACTGATGATTGCAAAGAGAAAGGAATGTGGTGTGCCAGATGAAAATCAATACTTATTCGCTGTACCACACTGCCTCACGTACTACTGA